Proteins from a genomic interval of Indicator indicator isolate 239-I01 chromosome 1, UM_Iind_1.1, whole genome shotgun sequence:
- the IGSF11 gene encoding immunoglobulin superfamily member 11 isoform X1, with translation MVIPLSNANQPQQVILYQGGQIFGGAPQFYGRVGFAVTMPTTSASIFINNTQLSDTGTYQCLVNNLPDRGVRNIGVIGLTVLVPPSAPLCRIQGSLDVGSDVTLTCSSEEGIPRPTYLWEKLDNVPKLPPTATQDQVQGTVTLRNISTMSSGLYQCVASNAIGTSTCLLDLQVIAPHPRSIGLIAGAVATGAVVLVVCIVLVAVALFYWKNKHKEEEEEEIPNEIREDDLPPKCSSAAKTFHADASSSENDTLTSSNTYNSRYWNDPKANHATDSFTRFSNSNDTHQPPFSRSGSTSTRPVYANGGHPSPAPPKTLVVTASTAPSPQEVIRSNGSISRKPRLPHTRSYAVSQATLERIGAVPVMVPAQSRAGSLV, from the exons ATGGTCATTCCTCTTTCTAACGCCAACCAGCCTCAACAG gtTATTCTCTACCAAGGGGGTCAGATCTTTGGTGGTGCACCCCAGTTCTATGGGCGAGTGGGGTTTGCTGTGACAATGCCAACCACCAGTGCCTCCATCTTCATCAACAACACTCAGCTATCGGATACTGGCACATACCAGTGTTTGGTCAACAATCTTCCCGACCGAGGCGTCAGGAATATTGGAGTCATTGGACTTACTGTCTTGG TTCCTCCTTCTGCTCCACTTTGTAGAATCCAGGGATCTCTGGATGTGGGCAGCGATGTCACACTGacctgcagctctgaagaaggCATCCCCCGGCCAACATACCTCTGGGAGAAACTGGACAATGTTCCCAAGTTGCCCCCAACTGCCACACAAG ACCAAGTCCAGGGCACTGTCACTCTTCGAAATATCAGCACTATGTCCTCAGGTCTTTACCAATGTGTGGCTTCAAATGCCATTGGAACCAGCACTTGCCTTCTGGACCTGCAAGTCATTGCAC CCCACCCCAGGAGCATTGGCCTGATTGCAGGAGCAGTGGCCACAGGCGCCGTTGTGCTTGTTGTTTGCATTGTGTTGGTAGCTGTGGCACTATTTTactggaaaaataaacacaaagaggaagaagaggaagagattcCTAATGAGATAAG GGAGGACGACCTGCCGCCCAAATGCTCCTCTGCCGCAAAGACATTCCACGCTGATGCGTCCTCATCAGAGAACGACACTCTCACCTCTTCCAACACCTACAACAGCCGCTACTGGAACGACCCCAAAGCCAACCACGCCACAGACTCCTTCACCCGTTTCAGCAACAGCAACGACACCCACCAGCCCCCCTTCTCCCGCTCAGGCAGCACAAGCACCCGCCCTGTCTATGCCAATGGTGGCCACCCATCCCCTGCTCCCCCTAAGACGCTGGTGGTGACAGCCAGCACGGCACCATCCCCTCAGGAGGTGATCCGGAGCAACGGCTCGATCAGCAGGAAGCCACGGCTGCCGCACACCCGCTCCTACGCTGTCAGCCAGGCCACGCTGGAGCGGATCGGGGCTGTCCCAGTCATGGTGCCCGCCCAGAGCCGGGCTGGCTCCCTCGTGTAA
- the IGSF11 gene encoding immunoglobulin superfamily member 11 isoform X2 — MVIPLSNANQPQQVILYQGGQIFGGAPQFYGRVGFAVTMPTTSASIFINNTQLSDTGTYQCLVNNLPDRGVRNIGVIGLTVLVPPSAPLCRIQGSLDVGSDVTLTCSSEEGIPRPTYLWEKLDNVPKLPPTATQDQVQGTVTLRNISTMSSAHPRSIGLIAGAVATGAVVLVVCIVLVAVALFYWKNKHKEEEEEEIPNEIREDDLPPKCSSAAKTFHADASSSENDTLTSSNTYNSRYWNDPKANHATDSFTRFSNSNDTHQPPFSRSGSTSTRPVYANGGHPSPAPPKTLVVTASTAPSPQEVIRSNGSISRKPRLPHTRSYAVSQATLERIGAVPVMVPAQSRAGSLV, encoded by the exons ATGGTCATTCCTCTTTCTAACGCCAACCAGCCTCAACAG gtTATTCTCTACCAAGGGGGTCAGATCTTTGGTGGTGCACCCCAGTTCTATGGGCGAGTGGGGTTTGCTGTGACAATGCCAACCACCAGTGCCTCCATCTTCATCAACAACACTCAGCTATCGGATACTGGCACATACCAGTGTTTGGTCAACAATCTTCCCGACCGAGGCGTCAGGAATATTGGAGTCATTGGACTTACTGTCTTGG TTCCTCCTTCTGCTCCACTTTGTAGAATCCAGGGATCTCTGGATGTGGGCAGCGATGTCACACTGacctgcagctctgaagaaggCATCCCCCGGCCAACATACCTCTGGGAGAAACTGGACAATGTTCCCAAGTTGCCCCCAACTGCCACACAAG ACCAAGTCCAGGGCACTGTCACTCTTCGAAATATCAGCACTATGTCCTCAG CCCACCCCAGGAGCATTGGCCTGATTGCAGGAGCAGTGGCCACAGGCGCCGTTGTGCTTGTTGTTTGCATTGTGTTGGTAGCTGTGGCACTATTTTactggaaaaataaacacaaagaggaagaagaggaagagattcCTAATGAGATAAG GGAGGACGACCTGCCGCCCAAATGCTCCTCTGCCGCAAAGACATTCCACGCTGATGCGTCCTCATCAGAGAACGACACTCTCACCTCTTCCAACACCTACAACAGCCGCTACTGGAACGACCCCAAAGCCAACCACGCCACAGACTCCTTCACCCGTTTCAGCAACAGCAACGACACCCACCAGCCCCCCTTCTCCCGCTCAGGCAGCACAAGCACCCGCCCTGTCTATGCCAATGGTGGCCACCCATCCCCTGCTCCCCCTAAGACGCTGGTGGTGACAGCCAGCACGGCACCATCCCCTCAGGAGGTGATCCGGAGCAACGGCTCGATCAGCAGGAAGCCACGGCTGCCGCACACCCGCTCCTACGCTGTCAGCCAGGCCACGCTGGAGCGGATCGGGGCTGTCCCAGTCATGGTGCCCGCCCAGAGCCGGGCTGGCTCCCTCGTGTAA
- the IGSF11 gene encoding immunoglobulin superfamily member 11 isoform X4: MVIPLSNANQPQQVILYQGGQIFGGAPQFYGRVGFAVTMPTTSASIFINNTQLSDTGTYQCLVNNLPDRGVRNIGVIGLTVLVPPSAPLCRIQGSLDVGSDVTLTCSSEEGIPRPTYLWEKLDNVPKLPPTATQDQVQGTVTLRNISTMSSGLYQSVALFYWKNKHKEEEEEEIPNEIREDDLPPKCSSAAKTFHADASSSENDTLTSSNTYNSRYWNDPKANHATDSFTRFSNSNDTHQPPFSRSGSTSTRPVYANGGHPSPAPPKTLVVTASTAPSPQEVIRSNGSISRKPRLPHTRSYAVSQATLERIGAVPVMVPAQSRAGSLV; the protein is encoded by the exons ATGGTCATTCCTCTTTCTAACGCCAACCAGCCTCAACAG gtTATTCTCTACCAAGGGGGTCAGATCTTTGGTGGTGCACCCCAGTTCTATGGGCGAGTGGGGTTTGCTGTGACAATGCCAACCACCAGTGCCTCCATCTTCATCAACAACACTCAGCTATCGGATACTGGCACATACCAGTGTTTGGTCAACAATCTTCCCGACCGAGGCGTCAGGAATATTGGAGTCATTGGACTTACTGTCTTGG TTCCTCCTTCTGCTCCACTTTGTAGAATCCAGGGATCTCTGGATGTGGGCAGCGATGTCACACTGacctgcagctctgaagaaggCATCCCCCGGCCAACATACCTCTGGGAGAAACTGGACAATGTTCCCAAGTTGCCCCCAACTGCCACACAAG ACCAAGTCCAGGGCACTGTCACTCTTCGAAATATCAGCACTATGTCCTCAGGTCTTTACCAAT CTGTGGCACTATTTTactggaaaaataaacacaaagaggaagaagaggaagagattcCTAATGAGATAAG GGAGGACGACCTGCCGCCCAAATGCTCCTCTGCCGCAAAGACATTCCACGCTGATGCGTCCTCATCAGAGAACGACACTCTCACCTCTTCCAACACCTACAACAGCCGCTACTGGAACGACCCCAAAGCCAACCACGCCACAGACTCCTTCACCCGTTTCAGCAACAGCAACGACACCCACCAGCCCCCCTTCTCCCGCTCAGGCAGCACAAGCACCCGCCCTGTCTATGCCAATGGTGGCCACCCATCCCCTGCTCCCCCTAAGACGCTGGTGGTGACAGCCAGCACGGCACCATCCCCTCAGGAGGTGATCCGGAGCAACGGCTCGATCAGCAGGAAGCCACGGCTGCCGCACACCCGCTCCTACGCTGTCAGCCAGGCCACGCTGGAGCGGATCGGGGCTGTCCCAGTCATGGTGCCCGCCCAGAGCCGGGCTGGCTCCCTCGTGTAA
- the IGSF11 gene encoding immunoglobulin superfamily member 11 isoform X3 — MVIPLSNANQPQQVILYQGGQIFGGAPQFYGRVGFAVTMPTTSASIFINNTQLSDTGTYQCLVNNLPDRGVRNIGVIGLTVLVPPSAPLCRIQGSLDVGSDVTLTCSSEEGIPRPTYLWEKLDNVPKLPPTATQDQVQGTVTLRNISTMSSGLYQCVASNAIGTSTCLLDLQVIARKSVALFYWKNKHKEEEEEEIPNEIREDDLPPKCSSAAKTFHADASSSENDTLTSSNTYNSRYWNDPKANHATDSFTRFSNSNDTHQPPFSRSGSTSTRPVYANGGHPSPAPPKTLVVTASTAPSPQEVIRSNGSISRKPRLPHTRSYAVSQATLERIGAVPVMVPAQSRAGSLV; from the exons ATGGTCATTCCTCTTTCTAACGCCAACCAGCCTCAACAG gtTATTCTCTACCAAGGGGGTCAGATCTTTGGTGGTGCACCCCAGTTCTATGGGCGAGTGGGGTTTGCTGTGACAATGCCAACCACCAGTGCCTCCATCTTCATCAACAACACTCAGCTATCGGATACTGGCACATACCAGTGTTTGGTCAACAATCTTCCCGACCGAGGCGTCAGGAATATTGGAGTCATTGGACTTACTGTCTTGG TTCCTCCTTCTGCTCCACTTTGTAGAATCCAGGGATCTCTGGATGTGGGCAGCGATGTCACACTGacctgcagctctgaagaaggCATCCCCCGGCCAACATACCTCTGGGAGAAACTGGACAATGTTCCCAAGTTGCCCCCAACTGCCACACAAG ACCAAGTCCAGGGCACTGTCACTCTTCGAAATATCAGCACTATGTCCTCAGGTCTTTACCAATGTGTGGCTTCAAATGCCATTGGAACCAGCACTTGCCTTCTGGACCTGCAAGTCATTGCACGTAAGT CTGTGGCACTATTTTactggaaaaataaacacaaagaggaagaagaggaagagattcCTAATGAGATAAG GGAGGACGACCTGCCGCCCAAATGCTCCTCTGCCGCAAAGACATTCCACGCTGATGCGTCCTCATCAGAGAACGACACTCTCACCTCTTCCAACACCTACAACAGCCGCTACTGGAACGACCCCAAAGCCAACCACGCCACAGACTCCTTCACCCGTTTCAGCAACAGCAACGACACCCACCAGCCCCCCTTCTCCCGCTCAGGCAGCACAAGCACCCGCCCTGTCTATGCCAATGGTGGCCACCCATCCCCTGCTCCCCCTAAGACGCTGGTGGTGACAGCCAGCACGGCACCATCCCCTCAGGAGGTGATCCGGAGCAACGGCTCGATCAGCAGGAAGCCACGGCTGCCGCACACCCGCTCCTACGCTGTCAGCCAGGCCACGCTGGAGCGGATCGGGGCTGTCCCAGTCATGGTGCCCGCCCAGAGCCGGGCTGGCTCCCTCGTGTAA